aacccttactaAACGTctggaaaaattgtgtttgaccagatacaatgctatttcacagtaaacaaattgacaacatactttcagcatgtatgtagggaaggacactcaacaagcacagcacttccatgacctctataccagtcagaggaaggccccccaaaaaattgtcaaagactccagccacccaagtcatagactgttcgctCTGCTACCGcccggcaagcggtaccggagcaccaagtctatgtccaagaggcttctaaacagcttctacccacaagccataagactcctgaacacctaatccaATGGCTATCCAGacaatttgcattgcccccccccctttttacaccgatgctactctctgttgttatcatctatgcatagtcactttaataactctacctacatgtaactAACcggcccctgcacattgactctgtaccagtacccccatgtatatagtctcactattgttattttactgctgctctataattacttgttacttttatttcttatttctatCCATATTTTTATtcattgcattgttggttaggggctcgtaattaagcatttcactgtaaggtctacacctgtattcggtgcatgtgacaaataaaattttatttgcacaaatgactgatgattggctaagATAAAATGATTGTGAGGGCTGTCTTGTTaaacttcagtgcagcttttgacattattgatcatagtctgctgctggaaaaactgatgtgttatggctttacatcccctgctataatgtggataaagagttactttttttaatggaagcctctcaaacataatccaggtagaagcaggaattccctagggtagctgtttaggccccttgcttttttcaatctttactaaactacatgccactggctttgagtaaggccagtgtgtctatgtatgtggatgactcaacactatacatgtcagctgctacagcgactgaaatgactgcaacacttaacaaagagctgcagttagtttcggaatgggtagcaaggaataacttagtcctaaatatttccaaaacgaaaagcattatatttgggacaaatcattcactaaaccctaaacctcaactacatctcataatgaataatgtggaaattgagcaagttcaggtgactaaactgcttagaGTTAccatggattgtaaactgtcatggtcaaaacatttttatacaacagtagctaagatggggagaagtcggTCCACAATAAAGCATTGCTCTGCATTCgtcacaacactatcaacaaggcaggtcctacaggccctggttttgtcacacctggactactgttccatgtataccccacaagacatgccaccagaggtctcttcacagtccccaagtccagaacagactatgggaggcgagccatgactacatggaactttattccacatcaggtaactgatgcaagcaataTAATCAGATTTAAATAGCCAGTTAATCTGTATGTCATTCCACTGTACTTGCTATTAATTCTATCTGACGGTGTTTGCATGTTTAggtaaaccccccccccccaaataaaaCAATTTGCTTTGCTCAATCTAGTAGTGTGGTCAGGTACTTGGGAAAATGTCAGTTGGATCAGAACAgtgcagcacggctggcccttaaaagtacacggagagctaacattaatgacatgcatatcaatctctcatggctatgagtggaagagagattgacattATCATTACTTGTTTTcgtaagaggtgttgacaagctgaaggtaccgagcacccatgtataccccacaagacatgccaccagaggtctcttcacagtccccaagtccagaacagactatgggaggcgagccatgactacatggaactttattccacatcaggtaGCTGATGCAAGCaatagaatcagatttaaaaagcaggtaaaaatacaccttatggaacagcggggacaaAGGGACAGGAGCCTGGGTGATGCTGAAAGGGACAAGAGACTTGGTGATGCTGAAAGGGACAGGAGACTGGGTGATGctgaaagggagaggagactgggtgatgcaagggacaggggagagggcgaaagggacaggggagagggcgATGCTGAGCAAAAGCCTCTCGGCCAAGGCTCTCGTCTGCATTATTAACTACTGAAAATGTGATTaagtattctaaaatggattgacaTGGTGTTTGGTTTTTAGATTATTTATTTGGGGGACAAATCAAAAGCCAGTCATTGTGTTGCTAATATTTGCTCCTTCTTTGAAACTAGAGCAATGGAACTTCAAATGGTGCCTTTTATACACATTTGTCATTAAACTTTTTTAAagtgatttttttaaacaaggtcattgtagagattgtTGTATTAAAATATATCTCTGTCTGAAAACTGGTAGTGGATTCAAACGGACTCAAATCACTTTAAAGAACAATGCTTGCTGCTCATGTGAATATCCTCAAGGTTTTCTTTCTCTGTTTAAATGTTTGCCATGACCACTTTTCCAATGTCAGAGATCAGTGTGTCGCAAACTCAGGTGTTTTTTGCACAATTTGAATGCTGGCCTCAAATTACTTTTGGTGTGTTTATAGCAATGTTGTTGCCACTGAACTCCTAAATTTGTTCTTTATTTAATGGTTACTGATACATGGGTAACATTCACATGTGGGCAGCatgtagcctagaggttaagagtaTTGGCCTGGCAATCAAAAGGTCTCTGAttcgaatccctgagcagactaggtggaaaatctgtcgatgtgcccttgagcaaagcacttaaccctaattgctcctgtaagtcactctggataagagtgtctgctaaattactaaaatgtaaattccATTAACATAGGTTTATGTTTTTTGAGGTGTTGGTTTCTGAAAAAGAATAGAGCTAACTTCTAACATAATTTGTTTTTGCCACACTGAAATTATCTAAAAATGCTCGCTGTACTTTAGTATACGGCTTAAAACTAAAGCAGATACAGCCATGCTCTTACCACTTGAGGGCGACAGAGTTGTAGTACTGGAGGTCTCTTTTTCAGATGAGCCCTGTATAACACGACAAATATCAAAATACAAGAAACACATTAAAATGTCACATCCATATACACATGAATATACTTAATATACACAACAGTACACAAAAACTTCAATCGACTTGAAATAACTtggaagaatttttaaaagaatagtAGGTAAATATTGTACATTCCAGGTatgaaaagctcttagagatttacacAAAAaccctcacagctgtaattgttgccaaaggtgaTGGTAACATGTATtcactcagggggttgaatatttatctaatcaagatatatgtgttttatttttcattactaaaaaaattaaaacatagAATacttcttccactttgacattagagtattgtgtgtggattgttgacaaaaaaaattacaattttaatcccactttggaACATAACAAAATtagtaaaaagtcaaggggtgtgaatactttctgaaggcattataTGTTTGTTGACTGTTATACAGGCACTGGATTATGAGCTGTCTTGTTTGCAGGGTCGATTCCAGACATATGCAACATCAGCGGTCGCTTAGGGCCACCAGCCCATGAAAtgggatgaaaataccctcaaattaaagcagacagtctgcactttaacctcatcaCTGTATCATTTGAAATCCAAAGCGCTGGAGTAAAGAGCCAAATTAACCAATGTGTCATTATACCATTACTTTTGGAGTTCACTGTATGCCTCAATGCGATCATATTTGTGGGTTGTTGGGGGTGTGGCTTTCAGTTAGTTATTTTTTGGCCATCCATCCCATGAGAGGGAATGTTATTCCAGTTAATCTGTATGTCATTCCAGTGTACTGCTTGCTATTAATTCTATCTGACGGTGTTTACATGTTTAGGTAAAAACACCCCCCAAAAATGCGTTTtgctcaatctgattgggtgggcctgcCTCCCCCAGTGATCTTCTACACTATATCGCAATTGAAATGTAAGGAAAATGTATCGAGTTGAGATATGCAGCGTTTAGGACTACAAAGAATGCAGTCTCCGCAAACGCTGAATATTGTCTTTAAACTTTTATCGTGCTATAGCCCTTAGTAATAATAGCGATAACTTCATGCATTAGCTGCAGAGgctacaatcaatcaatcaataaagtTTGATTGTTGATCCCCTTTTGTATCTGGTTTTCAATCAGCATCTGAGCAGAAAAGTTGTCCAGCGTAACTTGAGTATGTGTAGTTATTTTTACCTGAGTTTAACCTGCTGGTAATGAACCCAATAAAAGTTTAAGGGGAAGCTGTTTCACAACAGGAGGAAGTATACTGTAGGTTTCACCAGAAACACAATGCAACCTATAAAGAATTTAAAGGATACCATGTAACAAATGATGAACTACAGCCAGGAAGGTGTGTCAACTGAACCTGCGTCAGTAACTGGAGCTgattgtgttttgtttttttgtcccaTGATCCCTGTTATGATTACCTGCTCTCAGGTGGAACGAATCCAAGTGGACTTGATTCAAGAATGCAGACCAAAagtcccttctttctctctccctctctttccatggCATGACGATGGGTTTTACTGTTGACATCAAACCCAGAAAATGTGGAACACAACCAGTAAAACCATGTTTGAAGAATGAAGCATTTAGTGCTTTTAGCTATTATTCTGCTTGATTGTTTGTGTTGTCTATGTTTGCTATAGTTCACACTGGCCAAGACCTGGGTAAAATACTATACCTTTAAAAGAATGAGCTTCGCGATATGCAGGTTAATAATTAAATGTGTGCATTTCATATGAAAATCAGGTAAAGGAAGTGAACCAGACAGTCTGCTGAAAAGGAAACGCTGACTGATCGTCGCGATCAGGacgtgtgctgaccaactggcaggtgtcttcactgacattttcaacatgtccttgattgagtctgtaataccaacatgtttcaagcagaccaccatagtctctgtgcccaagaacacgaaggcaacctgcctaaatgactacagacccgtagcactcgtGTCCGTAGCCATctagtgctttgaaaggctggtaatggctcacatcaacaccattatcctagaaaccatagacccactccaatttgcatatcgcccaaacagatccacagatgatgctatctctattgcactccacactgccctttcccacctggacaaaaggaacgcctatgtgagaatgctattcattgactacagctcagcgttcaacaccatagtgccctcaaagctcatcactaagctaaggaccctgggactaaacacctccctctgcaactggatcctggacttcctgacgggccgcccccaggtggtgagggtaggtagcaacacatctgtcacgctgatcctcaacactggagccccccaggggtgcgtgctcagtcccctcctgtactccctgttcacccatgactgcatggccaggcacatctccaacaccatcattacgtttgtagacggcacaacagtggtaggcctgatcaccgataagacagcctatagggaggaggtcagagacctggccgggtggtgccaaaATAACAACCTATcgctcaacgtaaccaagactaaggagctgataATGGATTacgggaaaaggaggactgagcacgccccaaTTCACATCGACTGGGCGGTAGTGGAGCaggtttcaagttccttggtgtccacatcaccaacaccatttttttacactgctgctactcgctgtttattatttatgcagtcactttacccctacatacatgtacacattacctcaattacctcaactaacctgtactccTGCACCAAtggaggctggtgacttgaaaaattgaggaggatgggagacccacGATATAGGCGCTGAGCGCACAGAGATGTCAAAATGTGTATCAAAAATCATCAAAATAGTTATTTTAACCTGAAGCATTTAATAAAGATATGTATAGTACAATATTATGGGGATTGGGAATGAGAGGGCTAGCTACACAGTTGAATGAGTgtatgaggcatgagttgaggtgttcacAGGCTTGACTTCAATGCAGGATTTGCctgggaagacaaaaaacaacaacacactaCAAAGTTAGGCAAAAGAACaaagaatgagttagtccaagcaaagagtaaaatcattgatgtgtaataatgtaAGTGTAtatgtgattgactctacatagagtaatgagagaaaattgacaggggtactcacagtgcttggagagGAAACATGCAACGTGCCAGTGGATGAGCGGGCACATGAGACGTGGCTTAAGTTCATGTCAGGACAGAGTTGACAATGGTAGTAGAGTGGACTGGTCATCACCTCTTAAAATCAGGGAACAGCAGGGgacttaaaataaataaaaaataaaaaataaaaaatatcagatataaataaaaaatatcagatATATTCCATTACAGCTGCTCCATCATAGGTTTGAACAAGTTTCTCTGTGAAGTTAAACACAAGAGTTGGCATCTCGCCCACTTAATACATCAAAGTAGCCCAAGAAACATTCttgaatatttgaacatcttggccatgttcacttataatctccaccaggcacagccagaagaggactggccaccccacatatgctctctctaattctttctttctttttctctctcggaggacctgagccctaggaccttgccccaggactacctgacatgatgactccttgctgtccccagtccacctgactgtgctgctgctccagtttcaactgttctgccttattattattcgaccatgctggtcatttatgaacatttgaacatcttggtctgttataatctccacccggcacagccagaagaggactggccaccccacatagcctggatcctctctaggtttcttcctaggttttggcctttctagggagtttttcctagccaccgtgcttctacacctgcattgcttgctgtttggggttttaggctgggtttctgtacagcactttgagatatcagctgatgtacgaagggctatataaatacatttgatttgatttgaataaacgCCCTGATCATCAACTGAGGGCTGAGTTTGCTTTATGAATGTTTGTATCATGCAGTCCTATGCAACTGTAGGCCTTATAGAATTGTTTACTAACATCTGTCATTACTATTATGTTGATTGATTCTTTCCAGTTAATCATTTTGGATTGAAAACGTATTGGCAGCCTAGCCAGCCCGATTTGGGATATAAACaaaatttgatcacattcacattttctggACTATAAatacagatggactataaatacataacgttaccaattagtttaccctgaccaaaTGGACAGCGAACATAGGCTGTATGCATCTGCTCATTTTAGTAGCCTACAGTTGCTCAGACTGAAAAGTTGTCTCGTTTTCATCCCATACAgcaagtaccccctgtatatagccttgttattttgtgttactttctttctttttactttagtttgtttagtaaatattttcttaaatcttatttttcttaaaactgcattgttagttaagggcttgtaagtaagcgtttcactgtaatgtataacacctgttgtatttagaGAATGTGAcaaacaacatttgatttgacttgattatCAGACCGGTTTCTTTTTAATCGCACATTATTTCCTTCTATGTGTGATTTCAAAATAACTCATTgttataccgcccaagcctaatgGAGAGGATGCATGTAGGTTTGTATCTATCAATATAGGGTTGGTCAGTTGAAGAATTGAATTGACATCAGTACTTAGCCCACTAGTTCTCTAAGTTTGCTTACACCACTTACACcaataattggtcttttgaccaatcagaccaGATCTTTTGTCAACAATTggtctagaccagtggttctcaaaccttgtcctttgccttagcactacacagctgattcaaatcatcaaagcttgatgatgagttgatgatTTGAATAAGATGTGTAGTGCTAAGGAAAAAACATAATGTGCAGCCCTTTGGGTCCATaggaccaggactgagaaccactggtctagactaATAGTTTCCTTCTTGTAAATACACAATGTGACAGGGCAAATGAGGAACTGAATTTCTGAATTCATACAGTATTATTCCATTGCATGGTAACACACCTTTACCGGTAATCCACGCCCTGCCTCCTTCCACAGGAACATGTAGATAAGGAGTAAAAAACATATTACAGAATTTAGAAAGTATTAATCCCGCTGAGACAGTGTATTGACTAAAGGATAAACTTACTAAGTACAGGACCAAGTGAGTCTTGTATTTGTATTTAAGAATACTCTGCATTTAGATTTAAAACATTTGGTTGATGGCTTCTTAAAATATGACAAATGTATTTCTCTACCTTCAGAAAAGATAACAATGAGTGTTTTTAAAGTtatgtaaaacattttatttctgATAATTGTTCTATTTTCTCCACCATTTACCATGTTCCCATGTAGGAATGGACCGAGGACTTCTCTTTGTGGCCTCTATGGTGATGGGCTGCCTGGCACCAGGTGTTAGTGGAAACGGACATCTCTCGTATGCCAATAATACGGAGGTAAGGTTCTCAATCTACTCTTTCCAGCAACACGTTTATGGACCAGGGGCCGGATTCACAAAACATTACTTACGAAAAAAATTAAGAAgctgctgaaaaaaaaaaaaaagaagaagttcATAAGAAAGTTCGTAAATGCGATTCCTCAAAATGTTCTTGGGAATTCGTCGTTTTCTTAGAAACTTCGTAAATATATTTCTTAAGAACTTCGTAAATATCGTCTTATGTGGCATTGACATTAGTGGCGTGCTTGAAACTAATAAATAAGCCTATGTGTAATGAATGATAGGATTTGGCCCACTATAGGTGTTGATGTTTACATTTTATTACTTTTTTTGTTGCTTTATATCTCCagaatatttgtttttgtttatgtCTCCAGCTCGCGAACCCTTTTATACACGCATCCAAAAAAACGTGATCTTTCACACATTATAGGAAGACTAGCGTTAACTGCTGTACATCAAAATAAAAATTTCAGCAAACGAGCTTGAAGTGATGGTGGAGGAAATAACAGCCAGGAAAAGGTTGCTGTTGGGGAGACTTGATAACTGCGGGGTCAATGCAGACAAAAAAGAGAGAGGATGGGCGAGTGGCCGAGTCTCTCAATGCTGTCGGGGTTATGGCAAAGGACAGTGACGCCTTAAAAAAGAAGTGGTCCGACATCAAGTCCGCTGCTAAGAAGAAGGGAGCTGAGAGCCCATTAATGTGGACCAGCTGGAGGAGAAGGTGGTAGAGGGACTGCGCAACCGGTaaactaggtagctagctaccttCGCTAGCCAAGCGTCCCGACATTATAGCCAACAACATAGCTAACTTAGCCAAGTTCTTTGCAAATTGACGAAATAACGCTAGCTATTTAACACTTAGaatattgtaatatattgttAATTACTAGTTAGCTAGATAATGCACGTTTAATTTGTTTTCTTTCTGTATTTAAATACCCGGTTGCCAGCTCTATCTGGTGCAAGAGAACGTTAATGTTTACAAAATTATCTAGTCGTCTCAAGACAAGGGTTTAGCTGTCCTAAAGTTCAGTACATTTCAAATAAGAAATCCTAAAGCATTATTTTCAAAAATCCCATTTCATAACTTTCTTCATAGGAAGAAACTTAGGAAAAACCTTAAGAACATGTCCAATAAGtttgaggaatagcaactttgcttaactttCTTCTTAAGTCTATAGTTATGAAAAATGGTCAGTTAAGAAATTTATTCTTAAGAAAATTGTGAATCGGGCCCCAGATCCTAACTTAAAGTCATAGTTCACTCCCAAATCAAAGTTAGGCCGATGATTTTAGAAGTCATTGGTATGATGTCAATGAGTCAACAGCCCACACATTTAGATATTGAAAtgaacttgtgtgtgtgcataaccTGAACTAGATTTGCTGTGTGTGGTTTGACAGGTGAATATCACACGGACAGGCTGTGGATTGACTAAGCTGTGTGTAGAGACCCCAGAACAATGTGATCCTACAGGAAAAACAAGCTGCCTCTTCGCTTCCATCGTCACCACCGCCCCCTCTCCTCCTAATGGAGTAGACCTGTCAGTTGAGCTCCTTGGGGACTCCAGTGGATACATTGCTCTAGGACTGACTGCCAACGAGACAGAGGtaacacatgcgcgcacacacaaccAGAAAAACAAGGTGAAAACATAACCACATAATTATTACTTTTTGGACTTCTTCCCAAAGACAAGACATTAAGGGACCTTTCTTTGGACATTAAATTGTTGTTGTAGTAGAGGTAATGATGATTGTCTGTAAcccatgctctccctctcttctatgaATAGGGAACGTCTATGGTTTTTATCTGTGCCCAGAACAGAAATGGCAGTTTCTTCTTCTGCTCTGCCCAGCGCAACAACCTCAACAACACAATTTCTCTGACACAAAGGGTGAAGAGGCTTTCATCTAATCAATTGACACTATTGAGGTTGGTTATTGACTGTAGGCAAATGTAACACTTTTTCTTGTTCCCAGATTGTGAAAAACATCACTGGCTCAGTCAATGGGACTTTCATAAAGTGTAAATTCATGCTGCCAGCGGTTAATGCAACAACCAGGACCAGTCACGTCACCACCTTCGTCACCTTCCTCGCTGTGGGAAATGTCAGAAACGGTAAGTGTTGACCTGATATTGGAACCAGGCACAGACCCCCCTCTCACTGTAATCATTTTATCTTTTAAACATCTGCCTTCTGCTTCATCCCTACTTATTCAGGTATGGGTATTGGTGACATCAACATACGCTTGACCAATGAACCGTTGAACCTGGCTGACCCTACCAGCAACgttgcagcaacaacaacaacaacagcaggcaGCAGCGCACTCACATCCCAAGGTAAGCAAATCAGGCTTGAGCTAGAAGTTGCCCTTAATCAACCATAGATCTGGTGGGGTCATGTCTATTCTAGTGCTTCCCAGTGTTCTGTCAGGTCCATAACATCCAGTCAATCCATACTTCCCTTTCAGCTGTGATGGTCCTGCTCAGTGTGCTGATGTATCGTCTTTCCTGAAGAGAACCTGAAGGTTAGCCAGCTTCAACAGCAATGGAAAGAGAACCCTTTTACACTAAATATTTGAAGGAAAATTGACTCCGTATCTCAGATGAATTACTGTTACGTGCAATGCTACTGTTAATGTGGGATCCTGGTAACTTAAATGTGTGTGAAAGGAAACAATTAGAATGTATGTATGCTATAGTAAAAGGAATTAATTGGTTcataatgtacagttgaagtcaagtctacatacaccttagacaaatacatt
This DNA window, taken from Oncorhynchus tshawytscha isolate Ot180627B linkage group LG10, Otsh_v2.0, whole genome shotgun sequence, encodes the following:
- the LOC112260748 gene encoding putative ferric-chelate reductase 1; translation: MDRGLLFVASMVMGCLAPGVSGNGHLSYANNTEVNITRTGCGLTKLCVETPEQCDPTGKTSCLFASIVTTAPSPPNGVDLSVELLGDSSGYIALGLTANETEGTSMVFICAQNRNGSFFFCSAQRNNLNNTISLTQRIVKNITGSVNGTFIKCKFMLPAVNATTRTSHVTTFVTFLAVGNVRNGMGIGDINIRLTNEPLNLADPTSNVAATTTTTAGSSALTSQAVMVLLSVLMYRLS